In Topomyia yanbarensis strain Yona2022 chromosome 2, ASM3024719v1, whole genome shotgun sequence, one DNA window encodes the following:
- the LOC131686232 gene encoding uncharacterized protein LOC131686232 gives MSKLSFRARALDPSKPMPIYLAEELPDLPEYSAINRAVPQMPSGMEKEEESEHHLQRAICTGLIIPTPEVFEATDSEFYERYYPQDYKMPKQMIHMQPLNLEQDVPDYDMDSGDEQWVNTQGKRLDLDPLRFETMMDRLERSSGQTVVTLNEAKALLKQDDEVSIAVYDYWLNKRLKMQHPLILSVKTETRGNTTPNNPYLAFRRRTEKMQTRKNRKNDESSYEKMLKLRRDLSRAVTLLEMIKRREKMKREQLHLSIEIYEKRYQTQDFNGQLLAEYTTTATKATRPAFAPIYSNQFSSHHSVLAGSGSGVASGSGAGAYGSGSSSHYHVGTSSSKRDADTLGGGRKEKRQYKKRKHKIPKERASASSTTVAGSSGIGLGHAGAGSAGYHYQYHPAGAGAGETAMQKAEGIVGSGLGSGTAVDPTLSSDDEELANLQGNSAPEEEYVYAFRRSKFSHYHRPITNGFGNWPWEPKEENGTADPRYRYTLTSLRHPRPRCIGFARRRIGRGGRVIIDRATTDLDDLWSKLDYKIIESETKPAGVSSAASAAELEEESIVVPVVVPATVRAPTTAASAVMVDRKRNESSSVYSGDIKRRKQLVIKEETDLNELFMTGVGLVRRSGSPMDTDGIGRLVGDVVEVKQEKFSDERTSATGTTTASSTFVISSNNSSSCSTSGNVNNSENNVIKSEADGSGVEVKQEVLEDYEHMIDNVNNNYRNRISNNSNSNSSNNSNSSRPVNGNGSSTNVNSRNNFIQSFSNSISSSGQSRGLSQYQNRQSSAGYLLHSTSGVVSSGSLQSSNSRLNDELGLDSTSEPSKAIASVYTDLLNEIQSSWLHFRPKTPEPLPLEDDLLQDDPLFQTDANRIALELQALGAELPADIFNHQTDSVYRTKPFALDSLVEPHPLGLDGISAAGRKEGDDLGIKLETCSNSDNNLSGDSLNDLNLSLNESNEDEKMLDKILQECQIDDMKSLNQTSNFWNGILEDGILNQLEGADETGAGTGADVKEDHLTANDLIGIPASEEVSVNKIGYCSELVGFDRASTVERFKSKRRKILKRCNYQVGSSFFALHNPPKEEIFRPLSSVEENVPPAGEKVDPVSAATPLESEVKTEEVSEPVSATIPADQIKIEPPDELLAASSPSSSLQSAPPHLQTTTAVLPAGSGYHQNLTAQHIKLEPINHLQAASPAIQSQSPAAATSFLITSPSVQVVQQSSPAGTVLNPLVATAQTTVPAVAQHQQQQQQQQQSTAQITIATGTSGSASSSGTSTPTGSYIVQHTTPIVLSQQQMQQIANSGGNILTVSGNQVVTTKQQLGGQQQHPQHQQIQLQHAHSHQGETYVLTATPAGASSLKKQINGPNDKTVKQNVINPKFHTLINQKLAAGQKAGDLNKKQLEMITKALVSSQKMIVKSATSVNHAGAQIVQQQQQQHQQQGNVVTSTYNVIHQNSLQQPITILSATSQNPQQPTQNKIILTSSPQLIQQAAGQLMAAAAHGKIAINSNLVAAGQQVQQHAQFQTDATGQGQPGVITTGQPGQHVKLEKTVNMLFDADKNRIVYTNIKNSRGQFLAQINPKVVNIIQPIQQQKLVNNVGTMQQHQTQQHTTTVQSLLGGSPTTTIVNSKGFQRIPAMSIRAQQLQQQQQHQQLQQQQQHDSHGTTTVALATNNATNSIKFIQVTPATAAAAAAAAAAAASAANDSSAATASVSGGGSSTVATAATMVVASSSSSSSSSTGGPGGTVGSASSAATATPPTSINITNR, from the exons GAGCATCACCTACAGCGAGCAATATGCACCGGACTAATCATTCCCACGCCGGAGGTGTTCGAGGCGACCGATTCGGAGTTTTACGAAAGGTACTACCCGCAGGACTACAAAATGCCGAAACAGATGATCCACATGCAGC CGCTCAACCTGGAACAGGACGTACCCGATTACGACATGGACAGCGGGGACGAACAGTGGGTCAACACGCAGGGCAAACGGCTGGATCTGGATCCGCTGAGGTTCGAGACGATGATGGACCGGTTGGAGCGAAGCTCCGGTCAGACTGTCGTTACGCTGAACGAAGCCAAAGCATTGCTGAAGCAAGACGATGAGGTCAGCATCGCCGTGTACGACTACTGGCTGAACAAGCGGCTCAAAATG CAACACCCACTGATACTATCGGTGAAAACGGAAACTAGGGGCAATACGACCCCGAACAATCCGTACTTGGCATTCCGGAGGCGAACTGAAAAGATGCAAACCAGAAAGAACCGCAAGAATGACGAGTCCTCGTATGAGAAGATGCTCAAACTGAG GCGAGACCTTAGCCGAGCGGTAACCTTGCTGGAGATGATCAAGCGACGGGAAAAGATGAAGCGGGAGCAGCTGCACCTTAGCATTGAGATATACGAGAAGCGTTATCAGACACAGGACTTTAACGGGCAGTTACTGGCCGAGTACACTACCACTGCAACGAAGGCCACAAG GCCTGCGTTTGCGCCGATTTACTCGAATCAATTTTCGTCGCATCATTCCGTGCTGGCTGGTTCCGGCTCGGGTGTTGCCAGTGGGTCCGGTGCAGGAGCGTACGGTAGTGGATCATCCTCCCACTACCATGTGGGTACCAGCTCTAGCAAGCGGGACGCCGACACACTGGGCGGAGGTCGGAAAGAAAAGCGCCAGTATAAGAAGCGGAAACATAAAATACCGAAGGAAAGAGCATCGGCCAGTAGTACGACGGTGGCAGGCAGCTCCGGGATCGGTTTGGGTCATGCAGGAGCGGGATCGGCGGGTTACCACTATCAATATCATCCGGCGGGTGCTGGAGCGGGTGAAACTGCCATGCAGAAAGCGGAAGGCATTGTCGGTAGTGGATTAGGCAGTG GTACTGCAGTCGATCCTACCTTATCCTCGGATGACGAGGAGCTTGCAAACCTGCAAGGAAACAGCGCCCCGGAAGAGGAGTACGTGTACGCATTTCGACGGAGCAAGTTTAGTCATTACCATAGG CCTATTACGAATGGTTTCGGCAATTGGCCGTGGGAACCGAAGGAGGAAAATGGTACGGCTGATCCTAGGTATCGGTACACGCTCACGTCTCTAAGGCATCCTAG ACCCCGCTGCATCGGTTTTGCCCGGCGACGCATCGGTCGCGGTGGTCGCGTCATTATCGACCGTGCCACCACCGACCTGGACGACCTGTGGTCGAAGCTAGACTACAAGATCATCGAATCGGAAACAAAACCGGCGGGAGTGTCATCGGCAGCATCAGCGGCAGAACTGGAAGAGGAAAGTATTGTCGTACCGGTGGTCGTACCTGCCACGGTACGGGCGCCAACGACGGCGGCGTCAGCGGTGATGGTTGACAGGAAACGAAACGAAAGCAGTTCGGTGTACAGTGGTGACATAAAGCGAAGAAAACAACTAGTGATCAAGGAAGAAACGGACCTGAACGAACTGTTTATGACCGGCGTGGGGCTGGTCCGAAGAAGTGGAAGTCCAATGGATACGGACGGTATCGGTAGGCTCGTTGGGGACGTGGTGGAAGTGAAACAGGAAAAGTTCAGTGATGAGAGGACATCAGCGACGGGAACGACGACGGCTTCGTCGACGTTTGTAATTAGTAGTAATAATAGTAGCAGTTGTAGTACTAGTGGTAATGTGAATAACTCAGAAAATAATGTGATAAAAAGTGAAGCTGATGGTAGTGGTGTGGAAGTGAAGCAGGAGGTCCTGGAAGATTATGAGCACATGATAGACAATGTAAATAATAACTATAGGAACCGGATTAGTAACaatagcaacagcaacagcagcaacaacagcaacagcagtcGGCCAGTCAATGGTAACGGCAGTAGTACTAACGTCAATAGTAGGAACAATTTTATCCAATCGTTTAGTAATAGTATTAGCAGTAGTGGACAGAGTCGAGGGCTGTCGCAGTATCAAAACAGGCAGTCATCAGCAGGGTATCTCCTGCATTCGACGTCCGGAGTGGTATCCAGTGGGTCGCTGCAATCTTCTAATAGTCGATTGAACGACGAGCTTGGCTTGGATAGCACATCGGAGCCCAGTAAAGCCATTGCCAGTGTATATACGGATCtgttgaatgaaattcaatccAGTTGGCTTCACTTCCGGCCGAAGACTCCGGAACCACTGCCACTGGAGGATGATCTGCTGCAGGACGATCCGTTGTTCCAAACGGATGCAAATCGAATAGCACTGGAGTTGCAAGCTCTCGGTGCCGAATTACCGGCTGACATCTTCAACCACCAGACGGATTCGGTGTACCGAACGAAACCGTTCGCTCTGGACAGTCTTGTCGAACCACATCCGCTGGGTTTGGATGGGATAAGTGCTGCAGGTCGAAAGGAAGGTGACGATTTGGGCATCAAGTTGGAAACTTGTTCCAATTCGGATAACAATCTCAGTGGGGACAGTTTGAATGATCTGAACCTTAGCTTGAATGAGTCCAACGAGGATGAAAAAATGCTGGACAAAATTCTGCAAGAGTGCCAAATTGACGATATGAAATCGTTGAACCAGACAAGCAATTTTTGGAATGGAATCCTGGAAGATGGGATACTCAATCAGTTGGAGGGTGCTGATGAGACCGGTGCTGGCACTGGTGCCGACGTCAAAGAGGATCATCTCACGGCGAATGATTTGATCGGTATTCCTGCTTCCGAGGAAGTATCAGTGAATAAAATTGGTTACTGTTCGGAACTGGTGGGCTTCGATCGGGCCTCGACGGTTGAACGCTTCAAAAGCAAACGACGGAAGATACTGAAACGATGCAACTACCAAGTAGGCAGCAGTTTCTTTGCTTTGCATAATCCGCCTAAAGAGGAAATCTTTCGACCGTTATCCAGCGTTGAAGAAAATGTTCCTCCTGCTGGCGAGAAAGTCGACCCAGTATCCGCAGCAACACCACTAGAGTCAGAAGTGAAAACGGAAGAAGTAAGTGAACCCGTATCTGCCACCATTCCCGCCGATCAGATTAAAATCGAACCTCCCGATGAATTGCTAGCAGCATCCTCGCCATCCTCCTCGTTGCAATCAGCACCACCTCACCTTCAAACTACTACGGCCGTACTGCCCGCTGGAAGTGGGTATCATCAAAATCTTACCGCCCAGCACATCAAGCTGGAACCAATCAATCACCTGCAAGCGGCATCTCCAGCAATTCAATCGCAAAGCCCTGCTGCTGCTACATCATTCCTAATTACATCCCCCTCGGTACAAGTGGTCCAACAGTCATCCCCTGCTGGAACCGTGCTTAATCCTTTAGTGGCCACAGCTCAAACAACCGTCCCAGCAGTTGCTcaacatcagcagcagcagcagcaacagcaacagtccACCGCTCAAATCACGATAGCAACGGGTACGAGTGGGAGTGCGAGCAGTAGCGGCACCTCGACTCCAACTGGCAGCTACATCGTTCAGCATACCACACCGATCGTACTGTCGCAGCAGCAAATGCAGCAGATTGCAAACAGCGGCGGCAACATCCTCACCGTCAGTGGTAACCAGGTGGTCACAACAAAGCAACAGCTAGGAGGTCAGCAACAACATCCGCAGCACCAGCAGATACAGCTTCAGCATGCGCATTCCCATCAGGGTGAGACGTATGTGCTGACGGCGACTCCGGCCGGAGCATCGTCGCTCAAGAAGCAGATCAACGGACCGAATGATAAAACAG TTAAACAAAACGTCATCAACCCGAAGTTCCATACGCTTATAAACCAGAAACTGGCCGCTGGCCAGAAGGCTGGTGATCTCAACAAAAAACAGCTGGAGATGATCACGAAGGCTCTCGTTTCGTCGCAGAAGATGATTGTGAAATCGGCAACTTCGGTGAACCATGCGGGCGCCCAGATAgtgcagcagcaacagcagcagcatcaaCAGCAAGGTAACGTGGTAACCAGTACGTACAACGTGATCCATCAGAACTCGCTGCAGCAACCGATCACGATCCTTTCGGCGACCAGCCAGAATCCTCAGCAGCCAACGCAGAACAAAATCATTCTGACATCATCGCCCCAGCTGATACAGCAAGCGGCTGGACAATTGATGGCAGCTGCTGCCCACGGGAAAATTGCAATCAATTCCAACTTGGTAGCTGCTGGTCAGCAGGTCCAGCAGCATGCTCAATTCCAAACAGATGCCACCGGTCAAGGGCAGCCGGGAGTGATCACGACCGGTCAACCGGGTCAGCACGTAAAGCTGGAGAAAACCGTCAACATGTTGTTTGATGCCGACAAGAATCGGATAGTGTATACAAACATTAAAAACAGTCGCGGCCAATTTCTGGCCCAGATCAATCCAAAAGTTGTGAATATTATTCAACCGATTCAGCAGCAAAAGCTGGTCAACAATGTCGGCACCATGCAGCAACATCAGACGCAACAGCACACAACGACGGTTCAGAGTTTGCTGGGAGGATCACCTACAACAACAATTGTAAATAGTAAAGGCTTTCAGCGAATACCAGCGATGAGTATTCGCGCTCAGCAgttgcaacagcagcagcagcatcaacagttacagcaacagcaacaacatGATTCGCATGGTACGACTACGGTTGCACTCGCTACCAACAACGCAACCAATAGTATCAAGTTCATTCAAGTAACACCGGCGACGGCGGCCGCTGCTGCtgcggctgctgctgctgctgcttctgcCGCTAACGATAGTTCCGCAGCAACGGCTTCGGTCAGTGGCGGCGGTAGCAGTACGGTTGCCACTGCTGCCACCATGGTTGTTGCATcttcctcctcctcctcctcgtCGAGCACCGGCGGACCCGGCGGAACGGTGGGCAGTGCGAGCTCCGCTGCGACCGCTACCCCACCCACCAGTATAAACATTACCAACAG GTAA